A genomic segment from Tessaracoccus defluvii encodes:
- a CDS encoding prolyl oligopeptidase family serine peptidase, translating to MLDHTSSDPHLWLEEVEGEAPLAWVRERNAEAEAELAGSADFARLEAELRDIYDSDAQIPMLTRHGAWYYNLWRDADHPRGLWRRTTLDDYRSADPAWETILDLDALNAAEGENWVWHGVEFYRPDHPRVLIALSRGGADADVTREFDLTTRSFVDGGFHRPESKGQLAWRDEDSVFLVADLGPGTINRAGYARTARIWHRGTPLASAGICFEGPEDNAGYGIYALRDRTPGFERDLLVHYLDSRDTVAHLADDAGDFQAIPAPDSALKHLHREWLALELREDWTVGGDTHRAGSLIVTRLADHLAGAAQWTVLFAPSDTTALADVVFTRHHVLLAVLDDVASRLLVATPEGGTWTTRPLAGVPELGTLHAAAVDDESSDEVWLVTTDYITPTTLLLKDLESEAPAEVLKSEPSHFDASGLEVTQRFAVSDDGTRVPYFLVARRGLALDGTHRTLLFGYGGFEISLTPAYAPAVGKGWLERGGVYAVANIRGGGEYGPRWHQAALRENRHRAYEDFAAVARDLVAVGVTTPARLGVRGGSNGGLLTGNMLTQYPELFGAVIIQVPLLDMRRYSQLLAGASWMDEYGDPDVPGDWEFIRTFSPYHLIDDGRAYPPTLLLTSTRDDRVHPGHARKMMAALTGAGKDVRYYENIEGGHGGAADNRQRAHMDALWLTFLLSHLG from the coding sequence ATGCTCGATCACACGTCTTCCGACCCGCACCTCTGGCTCGAGGAGGTCGAGGGCGAGGCCCCGCTGGCGTGGGTCCGCGAACGCAACGCAGAGGCCGAGGCGGAGCTGGCGGGATCCGCCGACTTCGCTCGGCTCGAGGCGGAACTGCGTGACATCTACGACTCCGACGCCCAGATCCCCATGCTCACGCGGCACGGAGCCTGGTACTACAACCTCTGGCGCGACGCCGACCACCCCCGCGGCCTCTGGCGGCGCACGACCCTCGATGACTACCGGTCCGCCGACCCGGCCTGGGAGACGATCCTCGACCTCGACGCCCTCAATGCAGCCGAGGGGGAGAACTGGGTCTGGCACGGAGTCGAGTTCTACCGCCCCGACCACCCCCGCGTCCTGATCGCCTTGTCCCGCGGCGGCGCCGACGCCGACGTCACCCGCGAGTTCGACCTGACGACCCGCAGTTTCGTCGACGGCGGCTTCCACCGCCCGGAGTCGAAGGGACAGCTCGCGTGGCGCGACGAGGACTCCGTCTTCCTTGTCGCCGACCTCGGGCCCGGCACCATCAACCGCGCCGGCTACGCCCGCACCGCCCGGATCTGGCACCGCGGCACCCCTCTGGCGTCAGCCGGAATCTGCTTCGAGGGCCCGGAGGACAATGCCGGCTACGGCATCTACGCCCTGCGTGACCGCACGCCCGGCTTCGAGCGCGACCTGCTGGTCCACTACCTGGACAGCCGCGACACCGTCGCCCACCTCGCTGACGACGCGGGCGACTTCCAGGCCATCCCGGCCCCCGACTCCGCCCTCAAGCACCTCCACCGTGAGTGGCTGGCGCTCGAGCTGCGGGAGGACTGGACGGTGGGAGGGGACACCCACCGGGCCGGATCGCTGATCGTCACCCGGCTGGCCGACCACCTCGCGGGCGCCGCGCAGTGGACGGTCCTCTTCGCGCCCAGCGACACCACCGCGCTCGCGGACGTCGTCTTCACCCGGCACCACGTCCTGCTCGCCGTCCTCGACGACGTCGCCAGCCGACTGCTGGTCGCCACCCCGGAGGGCGGCACCTGGACGACCCGTCCTCTCGCCGGCGTGCCGGAGCTCGGCACGCTGCACGCCGCTGCGGTCGACGACGAGTCGTCCGACGAGGTCTGGTTGGTGACCACCGACTACATCACGCCCACCACGCTCCTGCTGAAGGACCTCGAGTCCGAGGCACCCGCTGAGGTCCTCAAATCCGAGCCCTCGCACTTCGACGCGTCCGGCCTCGAGGTCACGCAGCGGTTCGCCGTCTCCGACGACGGCACCCGCGTGCCGTACTTCCTGGTCGCCCGCCGGGGCCTCGCCCTCGACGGCACCCACCGGACGCTGCTCTTCGGCTACGGCGGCTTCGAGATCTCGCTGACGCCCGCCTATGCGCCGGCTGTCGGCAAGGGATGGCTCGAGCGTGGCGGCGTCTACGCGGTCGCCAACATCCGCGGGGGAGGGGAGTACGGCCCTCGCTGGCATCAGGCCGCGCTGCGTGAGAACCGGCACCGCGCCTACGAGGACTTCGCGGCGGTCGCCCGCGACCTGGTCGCCGTCGGCGTGACGACGCCCGCCCGGCTCGGCGTCCGCGGCGGCAGCAACGGCGGCCTGCTGACGGGGAACATGCTCACGCAGTACCCCGAACTGTTCGGCGCCGTCATCATCCAGGTGCCCCTGCTCGACATGCGCCGCTACAGCCAACTGCTGGCCGGGGCGTCCTGGATGGACGAGTACGGCGACCCGGACGTCCCCGGCGACTGGGAGTTCATCCGGACCTTCTCGCCCTACCACCTCATCGACGACGGACGCGCCTACCCGCCGACGCTCCTGCTCACCTCGACGCGCGACGACCGCGTCCACCCCGGCCACGCCCGCAAGATGATGGCGGCGCTGACAGGGGCGGGCAAGGACGTCCGCTACTACGAGAACATCGAGGGCGGCCACGGGGGCGCCGCCGACAACCGGCAGCGCGCCCACATGGACGCCCTCTGGTTGACGTTCCTCCTGTCCCACCTGGGCTGA
- a CDS encoding MFS transporter has product MLETRRTDRRFSVHLSAVGLANLADGIVQTGIPLIAITLTRSPLLIGLLTAAAWLPWLLLGIPAGVFVDRWDRRRTMLVGLTCRAAVLAGLGVAAATGLLTTWLLVVFAFAYGVTEVFTDLAAQAQVPALVGRDGVALRRANSKLLAVESVANGFVGPPLAGFLLALGAAWVTGAPALVVAAAIIVLAVGLRGRFSARRPEAQAQTSMSVELREGVATVWRHPVLRPMLIAAGVWNFGGTAISALTLLWLVGPGSAGGLTPQTWSLALVALPIGAVIGSSLAGRAAQRFQEMHVVVACWGINALLNLLPLLWPGLWSLLAFLFGAGLFGVMGNVIGGSIRPRMVPEHLLGRVQGAARVVAFGSMPLGALIGGQIAELFGIPVVIVGVVVLMLASTAFVGAMVPQRLVDAHELREPSDDDAAEEAGSAAAEPAPAA; this is encoded by the coding sequence ATGCTTGAGACACGCCGGACCGACCGACGCTTCAGCGTCCACCTCTCCGCCGTCGGCCTGGCCAACCTGGCCGACGGGATCGTGCAGACCGGCATCCCGCTGATCGCCATCACCCTGACCCGGTCCCCCCTCCTCATCGGCCTGCTCACCGCTGCAGCCTGGCTCCCCTGGCTCCTCCTCGGGATCCCGGCCGGTGTGTTCGTCGACCGCTGGGACCGGCGCCGCACCATGCTCGTCGGCCTCACCTGTCGGGCGGCCGTGCTGGCCGGCCTCGGGGTGGCCGCCGCCACGGGCCTGCTCACCACCTGGCTGCTCGTCGTCTTCGCCTTCGCGTACGGGGTCACCGAGGTCTTCACGGACCTGGCCGCCCAGGCGCAGGTGCCGGCCCTCGTCGGCCGAGACGGGGTCGCCCTGCGCCGGGCCAACTCGAAGCTGCTGGCCGTCGAGTCCGTCGCGAACGGGTTCGTGGGCCCGCCGCTGGCAGGGTTCCTCCTGGCGCTCGGCGCGGCCTGGGTCACGGGGGCACCCGCGCTGGTCGTCGCCGCGGCGATCATCGTGCTGGCCGTCGGGCTGCGGGGCCGCTTCTCCGCCCGCCGCCCGGAAGCCCAAGCGCAAACTTCGATGAGTGTCGAACTTCGCGAGGGAGTCGCCACCGTGTGGCGCCACCCGGTGCTCAGGCCGATGCTGATCGCCGCAGGCGTGTGGAACTTCGGCGGCACCGCGATCTCCGCGCTGACCCTGCTGTGGCTCGTCGGCCCAGGCTCGGCGGGCGGCCTCACCCCGCAGACCTGGTCCCTGGCCCTCGTCGCCCTGCCCATTGGCGCCGTGATCGGCAGTTCCCTGGCCGGCCGGGCCGCGCAGCGCTTCCAGGAGATGCACGTGGTCGTCGCCTGCTGGGGGATCAACGCGCTTCTCAACCTACTCCCGCTCCTGTGGCCCGGCCTCTGGTCGCTGCTGGCGTTCCTGTTCGGCGCCGGCCTGTTCGGGGTCATGGGCAACGTGATCGGCGGCTCGATCCGGCCGCGGATGGTGCCGGAGCACCTGCTCGGCCGGGTGCAGGGCGCAGCGCGGGTCGTGGCCTTCGGGTCGATGCCGCTGGGCGCGCTGATCGGCGGTCAGATCGCCGAACTGTTCGGCATCCCTGTCGTGATCGTCGGCGTCGTCGTCCTGATGCTGGCCTCCACCGCATTCGTCGGGGCGATGGTGCCGCAGCGGCTCGTCGACGCCCACGAGCTGCGGGAGCCCTCGGACGACGACGCCGCCGAGGAGGCAGGCTCCGCTGCCGCGGAACCGGCGCCGGCCGCCTGA
- a CDS encoding winged helix-turn-helix domain-containing protein codes for MTERKHSPRSRPATPQEIKAFTHPLRMRMYRILNDRGQATASMLARETGESTGQTSYHLRQLAKYGFIEEVPGEGTGRERWWRAIGFSLDEGPGAPEPEVAHTVNRWMVEKEFDTITSALAELENAGSVWHSASVLSSSTTWLTHEELEALSQELLDVVERHTDAARGRREATGPAPAHQAVREGERRARIFVSAVPVPLAPQD; via the coding sequence ATGACCGAGCGCAAGCATTCGCCCAGAAGTCGTCCCGCGACCCCGCAGGAGATCAAGGCCTTCACCCATCCGCTGCGCATGCGGATGTACCGGATCCTCAACGACCGGGGGCAGGCGACGGCCAGCATGCTCGCCAGGGAGACGGGGGAGAGCACGGGCCAGACCAGCTATCACCTGCGCCAGCTGGCCAAGTACGGCTTCATCGAGGAGGTGCCCGGGGAGGGCACCGGGCGCGAGCGGTGGTGGCGGGCCATCGGGTTCTCCCTGGACGAGGGGCCCGGGGCGCCGGAGCCCGAGGTGGCCCACACCGTCAACCGTTGGATGGTCGAGAAGGAGTTCGACACGATCACCAGCGCGCTCGCCGAGCTGGAGAACGCGGGCTCGGTGTGGCACTCGGCCAGCGTGCTGAGCTCGTCGACGACCTGGCTGACGCACGAGGAGTTGGAGGCGCTGAGCCAGGAACTCCTGGACGTGGTGGAGCGGCACACCGACGCCGCGCGCGGGCGCCGCGAGGCCACCGGACCCGCGCCCGCCCACCAGGCCGTCCGTGAGGGGGAGCGGCGCGCCCGCATCTTCGTGAGCGCCGTCCCTGTGCCGCTTGCGCCCCAGGACTGA
- a CDS encoding lysophospholipid acyltransferase family protein — MTSPRRHWRAPHFDRINHEPVSWVYRTIAHLARNIVPLLGRTHWLGGEHIPKTGPVIVVANHIGNFDPIILGQYLIWQGRWPRFLGKADIWKVPGLGWVARQCGQIPVYRNTDRAGESLIHAEEALAEGKMVAIYPEGTITADPDGWPMTGRRGAARLALTTGAPVVPVAQAGAELVLGGKHVDLRYLLRRRRDFHVVAGPPIDLSDYADREVTGALLDEVASHMIDVLTTMRAELTGLTPPAGRYDMRQGRRVEIEAGPAE, encoded by the coding sequence ATGACTTCACCGCGGCGGCACTGGCGCGCGCCCCACTTCGACAGGATCAACCACGAACCTGTGTCGTGGGTCTACCGCACCATCGCGCACCTGGCCCGCAACATCGTCCCGCTCCTGGGGCGGACCCACTGGTTGGGAGGGGAACACATCCCGAAGACCGGGCCGGTCATCGTCGTCGCCAACCACATCGGCAACTTCGACCCCATCATCCTCGGCCAGTACCTCATCTGGCAGGGCCGGTGGCCCCGGTTCCTCGGCAAGGCCGACATCTGGAAGGTGCCGGGGCTCGGCTGGGTCGCCCGGCAGTGCGGGCAGATCCCCGTCTACCGCAACACCGACCGTGCCGGCGAGTCCCTCATCCACGCGGAGGAGGCGCTCGCCGAGGGCAAGATGGTCGCCATCTACCCCGAGGGAACCATCACGGCCGATCCGGACGGCTGGCCCATGACCGGGCGCCGCGGCGCCGCGCGGCTCGCGTTGACGACGGGGGCACCCGTCGTCCCCGTGGCCCAGGCGGGCGCCGAACTCGTCCTGGGCGGCAAGCACGTCGACCTCCGGTACCTGCTGCGTCGCCGCCGGGACTTCCACGTCGTGGCCGGACCGCCCATCGATCTCAGTGACTACGCCGACCGCGAGGTCACGGGGGCGCTCCTCGACGAGGTCGCCAGCCACATGATCGACGTCCTGACCACGATGCGCGCCGAACTCACTGGGCTCACCCCTCCGGCAGGCCGCTACGACATGCGCCAGGGGCGACGTGTGGAGATCGAGGCC